In the genome of Streptomyces violaceoruber, the window CAAACGACACCCCCTAGGCCCGGTCGGCCCCGTCCGCGCCCGCGGCCGGCCCGGGGCCTCGCCCCCGCCCGTGACCGGCCGTTACCGGCCCGCCTCCTTGGAGACCAGGGCGACCGCCTCGTCCACGTCGTCGGTGACGTGGAAGAGCATGAGGTCCTTCTCCGCTGCCTTGCCCTGGGCCACCAGGGTGCCGCGGAGCCAGTCCACCAGGCCGCCCCAGTACTCCGAGCCGAACAGGACGATGGGGAAGCGGGTCACCTTCTGGGTCTGCACCAGGGTGAGGGCCTCGAAGAGTTCGTCCAGGGTGCCGAGGCCGCCGGGCAGCACGACGAAGCCCTGCGCGTACTTCACGAACATCATCTTGCGGACGAAGAAGTAGCGGAAGTTCAGGCCGATGTCGACGTAGGGGTTGAGCCCCTGTTCGAAGGGCAGCTCGATGCCCAGGCCGACCGACGTGCCCTTCGCCTCCAGGGCGCCCTTGTTGGCCGCCTCCATGGCGCCGGGCCCGCCGCCGGTGATGACGGCGAAGCCCGCCTCCACCAGCCCGCGGCCCAGCCGTACGCCGGCGTCGTACTCCGGTGAGTCCGCCGGCGTGCGGGCGGAGCCGAAGACGCTGATGGCGGGTGGCAGTTCGGCCAGCGTGCCGAAGCCCTCGATGAACTCCGACTGGATGCGCAGCACCCGCCAGGGGTCGGTGTGGACCCAGTCCGTCGGAGCACGCTCGTCCAGCAGGCGCTGGTCCGTGGTGCTCTCCTGCACCTGGCCCCGCCGCCGGAGGACGGGGCCCAGGCGCTGCTCCTCCGGTGGCCGCTTCTTGCCCTCGGGGTTGCCGGTAGCCATGCGCGCTCCCTCCAGTTGCAGGTTCTTCCACCTCAGCGTAGATCTACGCGGGTTACGTACGAGGGACCTCAGCATGTCCGCCACGCAGCGACATAAACCCGCCGCGGCTGCCGTGGATCATGCCGTCAGCCAGGAGCGCAGGCGCTCCTCCCCCGCGAGGATCTTCGCCACCTCGACCCGCTCGTCGCGCTTGTGCGCCAAGTGCGGGTTGCCGGGGCCGTAGTTGACCGCCGAGACGCCGAGCGCCGAGAAGCGGGACACGTCCGTCCAGCCGTACTTCGGCTGCGGGGTGCCGCCCACCGCCTCGATGAAGGCCGCCGCGGCCGGGTGGGACAGGCCGGGCAGGGCCGCGCCGCTGTGGTCGTCGACCACGAAGTCCGTCACCCCGCAGCCGTCGAAGACCTCGCGCACGTGGGCCAGGGCCTCCTCGGGACTGCGGTCCGGGGCGTAGCGGAAGTTGACGGTGACCACGCACTCGTCGGGGATGACGTTGCCGGCCACGCCGCCCGTGATGCCGACCGCGTTGAGGCCCTCGCGGTACTCCAGGCCGTCGATGACCGGGTAGCGGGGCTCGTACGCCGCGAGGCGCGCGAGGATCGGGGCGGCGGCGTGGATGGCGTTGGAGCCCATCCAGGAGCGCGCCGAGTGCGCCCGCTCCCCCGCGGTCTTCAGCAGCACCCGCAGGGTGCCCTGGCAGCCGCCCTCCACCTGGCCGTCGGACGGTTCGAGGAGCACCGCGAAGTCGCCCTCCAGCCACTCGGGGTGCGCCTCGGCGACGTGCTTCAGGCCGTTCAGCTCGGCGGCGACCTCCTCGTTGTCGTAGAAGACGAAGGTCAGGTCGCGGTTGGGGGCGGGGACGGTGGCCGCGATGCGCAGCTGGACCGCGACGCCCGCCTTCATGTCGCAGGTGCCGCACCCCCACAGGACGCCGTCCTCGTCCAGCCGGGACGGGACGTTGCCGGCGATCGGCACGGTGTCGATGTGGCCCGCCAGGATCACGCGCTCCGCGCGGCCCAGGCCGGTGCGCGCGACGAGGTTGTTGCCGTACCGCTCGACCGACAGGTGGGGCAGGGTCCGCAGGGCGCTCTCGATCGCGTCCGCCAGGGGCTTCTCGGTGCCGCTCTCGGACGGGAAGTCGACGAGCCGCGCGGTAAGCTCCGCGGCGTCCAGCGTGAGGTCAAGCGGGGTATCGGCCATGGGCCCGACCCTAGCGCCCTGCCCTTTCGGGCAAGGTGCGCACCCGGCGGACACCGGACCCTACCCTCCAGTACCTTGTACGCGTGCTCCAGCCGTCCCCACCTCGCAAACGCCGTGGCCGCCTCGCCCGTTCGGGCGCCGCCTCCATGGTCCTGCTCGCGGTCGCCGGTTATCTGGCGGTGCAGTATGTCACCGGAGGCGCGTTCGCTCCGGGGTGCAAGGTGGCCGGCGGCAAGGGCGGCCGGACGACCTACGAGTTCACGCCGGAGCAGGCGGTGAACGCGGCCACGATCACCGCGGTGGGCACCGCCCGCAAGCTGCCCGACCGGGCCGTGACGATCGCGCTGGCGGCCGCGCTGCAGGAGTCGGCGCTGCGCAATCTGGACCACGGTGACAAGGACTCGCTCGGCCTGTTCCAGCAGCGGCCCTCGCAGGGCTGGGGCAAGCCCGAGGAGATCATGGACCCGGCGTACTCGGCGGGCCTGTTCTACGACCACCTGGTCGAGGTGCCCGGCTACCTGGACCTGCCGCTGACCGACGCCGCCCAGCGGGTGCAGCGCAGCGCCTTCCCCGACGCCTATGCCAAGCACGAACCGGACGCCGAGTTGCTCGCCGCCGCGCTCACCGGACGGTCGGCGGCCACGCTGACCTGCGTCGGGCGCCCCGGCGCGACCCCGGAGAAGGGGCCGGACGCGGTCCGCGCGGCGCTGGTGCGGGACTTCGGGCACGACGTGCTGCGACCGGCCGGCGCGGAGGTGGGCGGCGACGCCGCGTCCCGGCGGCCCGCGACCGGTTCCGACGAGCGGACCGTGACACTGCCGGTGACCGGCTCCACCGGTTCCGGCCCGGCCCGGGAGCACGTGCGGCGCGGCTGGCAGTTGGCGCACTGGGCGGTGGCCAACGCCTCCTCGCTGCACATCCAACGGGTCACCTACGCGGGCCGGGAGTGGACCGCGGGCAACACCGACAGCAAGTGGTACCCGACGGGCACCGAGGGCGCCAAGGGCGCGGAGCGGGCGGCGGAAGCGGTGCGGATCACGTCCGCCCGGTAGCGCGCCCGTACGAAGCGTCATCTCCGCGAGTGACCCGCGTCGGCGCGAAGTCGACGCGGAGCACGGGTTTTCGCACCCTCACCCCCGAACGCGTCGCGGCCCAGGAAAATCAAGGGCCGTAAGGATTCAGCAGACTTTCCGACCGGCGCCCTTTTGCCCGTTTTTCTGTGCACCTGATAATGCGACGCATTACCAACTCTTTACGTTGGGTCGCCGCAACCTTCGTGGCTCTCGAGCGGTAGTCACTGCGTCCGAGCCCGGTCGACCACTCTCCGGTCGCCCTCCGGGCCCGGTCGGATTTTCCATCGTTGCTGTCGACTTACGCCCAAGGAGCATCATGTCCCTCCCCCTGACCCGCCGGATCGCCCGTGCCGCGCTGCTCGTCGCTGCGGGAGCGGCTGCCGGGGTCGGTGCGGCCGGCTCCGCCAGCGCGGCTCCCGAACTGCCGGCCACCCCGAACCTCGGGGGACTGACCGCCCTGGACGGGGCGAACGTCGGCAACACCGCCGCCTCCGCCGCCGAGAGCGCCACCGAGACGGCGGGCGACACCGGCGGCAAGGCCGTCAAGAAGGCCGTGCCGACGGCCGGCAAGACCGGTGGATCGGTCGTCAAGAAGGCCACGCCGGCGGCGCAGAACGCGGCCGGGGACGCGGCGGGCTCCGCCGGGGACATCGTGGGTGACACGGCGGCGACCGCCACGAAGGGCGGGCTGCCGACGGACGCGCTGGGCAAGGGCGGGCTGCCGGTGCAGGGGCTTCCGCTGGGCTGACGTCGGCTGCGCCGGGCTGTACGGCGCCGGGTCCTGGGGTTCCCGGGGCCCGGCGTTCTGCTTGCCCACGCCGGGCCAGTGGGCGTGTCCTGAGCCGGGGCCCGGCGCTGTGGGCGGTGCCCACCCTCCCCCATTGCCTTGAGGGCATGGGCGGTGCCCCCATCGCCCTGCGGAACGATTGCCCACAGCGGGGCCAAGGCCCTCAGCCCCTCAGGGCCTCAGGACCTCAGGCGGTCCGCCGCTGCCTGGACGCGGTCGTCCGTTGCCGTCAGGGCTACGCGGACGAAGTGTGCGCCCGCCGGGCCGTAGAAGTCGCCCGGGGCCACCAGGATGCCGCGTTCGGCCAGGTGGGCGACCGTCTCCCAGCACGACTCGCCGCGGGTGGCCCAGAGGTAGAGGCTGGCCTCGCTGTGCTCGATGCGGAAGCCGGCGCCCAGCAGGGCCTCGCGCAGGACCGTGCGGCGGGCGGCGTAGCGCTCGCGCTGGACGCGGACGTGCTCGTCGTCGCCGAGGGCCGCCACCACGGCGGCCTGGGTCGGCGCCGGGGTCATCATGCCGCCGTGCTTGCGGATCTCCAGGAGCGGGCCCAGGACCGCCGGGTCACCGGCCAGGAAGGCCGCGCGGTAGCCCGCGAGGTTGGAGCGCTTGGAGAGGGAGTGGACGGCGACCAGGCCGTCGTAGGAGCCGCCGTTGACGTCCGGGTGCAGGACCGAGACCGGGTCGGCCTCCCAGCCCAGCTCCAGGTAGCACTCGTCGGAGACGACGAGGACGCCGTGCTCGCGGGCCCAGGCGACGATCCGGGTCAGGTCGGCCTTGGACAGGACCTTGCCCGTCGGGTTCGACGGGGAGTTGAGCCACAGGAGCTTCAGTCCCGCCGGGTCCAGCTCCGTCGGGTCCTCGTACGCCTCGTACTCCGCACGGGCCAGGCGGGCGCCGACCTCGTACGTCGGGTAGGCCAGGCGCGGGAAGGCCACCCGGTCGCCGGGGCCGAGGCCCAGCTGGGTCGGGAGCCAGGCGACGAGTTCCTTGGAGCCGACGACGGGCAGCACGTGGCGGTGGGTGACGTCGCGGGCGCCGAGGCGGCGCTCCACCCAGCCGGTGATGGCGTCGCGCAGCGCCGGGGTGCCCCAGACGGTCGGGTAGCCCGGGGAGTCCGCCGCGTCGACCAGGGCCTTCTGGATCAGCTCGGGGACCGGGTCGACCGGAGTGCCGACGGAGAGGTCGACGATGCCGCCGGGGTGCGCTGCGGCCGTCTTCTTGTACGGCTCCAGCTTGTCCCAGGGGAAGGTGGGAAGTCGGTCGGAGACTGCGGACACGGTGGGTGGCTCCCTTTCCTCGTCGGCGCCGGTACGGCAAACGCCTCGGTCCCGTGCGGCGCCGATCGGGGTGATCAGGCCGTACGGGACCGAGGCGGCGCGTGTGCGGGCCGCTCTTACTGGTTCTGCGGCGGCAGCGCGGCGACGAAGGGGTGGTCGCGCTCGATCAGCCCCAGCTTGCTGGCGCCGCCGGGCGAGCCGAGCTCGTCGAAGAACTCGACGTTCGCCTTGTAGTAGTCCTTCCACTCCTCGGGAGTGTCGTCCTCGTAGAAGATCGCCTCGACCGGGCAGACCGGCTCACAGGCACCACAGTCGACGCATTCGTCCGGGTGGATGTACAAGGACCGCTGGCCCTCGTAGATGCAGTCGACCGGGCACTCCTCGATGCACGCCTTGTCCTTCACGTCGACACAAGGCTGCGCGATGACGTAGGTCACGCTGTCGTTCCTCCTCGATAGGGCGCTGGCGGGCCTCCGTAGGCTCCGCCGCCTGGCGCGCGGGAGCGCGGCGTCGTCGATGCCCGCCCCTAGTATCTCCGTTCTTGGGCATGATCCGAACAGGAGGGGTGGACAGACCCGTGGAATTCTCTGCCGCCGGGCGTCTTGAGGTCCGTATCACCACTGCTGACGTGGGCAAACGAGTCTCCGTACGGCGCTTGAGCGAAGCTGGTGCCGCAGGTGAGAAGTTCACCGACACGGTCGGCGTTCTCACATCATGGACCGACGGTGTGCTGCTGATCACACGAAAGAGTGGCGAGTCCGTCCGTGTCGCGGAGTCCGCCCTGGTCGCCGGGAAGGTCGTGCCGCCCGCCCCCGCCCGCCGTCGCGGTCCCGCCGCGTCCTACGAGGAGCTGGCGCGCGTCGCCGCGCGGTCCTGGCGCCCGGTGGAGAGCGAGCGGCTCGGCGCCTGGGAGCTGCGGGCGGCCGGGGGCTTCACCCGGCGGGCCAACTCCGTGCTGCCGCTCGGCGATCCGGGGCTGCCGCTCGACGAGGCGCTGACGGCCGTACGCCGCTGGTACGGCGAACGCGGGCTGCCCGCGTACGTCCAGACCGCCACCGGCGCCGCCGGTACGCAGGAGCTGCTGTGCGCGGAGCTGGAGCGGCGGGGCTGGGTCCGGGAGGTGACGGCCGAGGTGTGGACCGGGCCACTGGCGCCGGTCGCCGACCTGGCCGGGGACACCGGTGTGGTCCTGTCCCGGGAGGCGGACGAAACCTGGCTCGCCCGGTACCAGCGCAAGGGGGTGAGCGAGGTGGCGCTGCGGGTCCTGGAGTCCGGGCCGTCGGTGTGGTTCGCCACGGTGCCCGGCGCGGAGGGCGCCGACGGCGCGGGCGGCGGGGGCGGCGTGGCGGCCATCGGACGGTGTGTCGTGGACGGGCGGTGGGCCTCCTTCGCGGCCGTCGAGGTCGATCCCGCGCAGCGGCGCCGGGGGCTCGCGACCGCCGTGATGGCCGCACTGGCCCGGCGGGCGCTGGACGAGGGGGCGTCGGCGGCGTGGCTCCAGGTGGAGACCGACAACGCCGGGGCCCGGGCGCTGTACGCCGGGATGGGCTTCGCGGCGCACCACTCCTACCACCACTACCGGGAGCCCGCGGCCGCCGGGACCGACCGGTAGACCGCCGCCGAGACATCACTCCGAAAGGGCACGAGCCTGCCATGCGTCCTCCTCGTCCTCCCCGTCCCCCGTCGCCGCAGCGGTCGGCCGAACTGCGGCGGCGGTTCGCGCAAGAGGCGCGGTCCGAGCGCCCCGACCTGGCCACGCTGTGCCTGCTGGTGGGCGCGGAGGCGGACGGGGCGCTGGACGAGGCGGGGCTGGACGCCGCGCAGGTGGAACTGGACCGGCTGGCCGGAGAGCTGCCGTTCCGGCCGGGTACGCCGCGGGCCTGGGCGGTGGCGCTGCGGGACCTGCTCGGCGAGCGGTACGGATTCCACGGGGTCGCCGCGGACTACCAGCGGCTGGAGTCGTCGTTGCTGCACGAGGTGGTGCGACGGCGGCGCGGGCTGCCGATCCTACTGTCGGTGGTGTGGCTGGAGGTGGCCCGGCGGGCGGGGGCGCCGGTGTACGGGGTCGCGTTGCCGGGGCACTTCGTGGTCGGGTTCGGGGGCGAGTCGGCAGCGGCGTCCGGCCCCGGGTCCGCGCCGTTGGGCGAGCGGGTGCTCGTCGATCCGTACGACGGGGGGCGGCTGCTGAGCGGTACGGACGCGGAGGCGCTGGTCGCCGGGGCGACGGGGGCGGAGCTGCGGGCGTCGATGCTGGAGCCGGCGGCGCCGTTGGACGTGGTGGCACGGGTGCTGAACAACATCCGGGCGTGGGCGGCGGCGCGGCCGGAGCAGTCGGCGGTGGGGCTGTGGGCGGTCGAGCTGGCGCTGCTGTTGCCGGCGCATGCGGCGCGGTTGCGGTACGAGCGGGCGGTGTTGTTGGTGCAGCGGGGGGAGTTCGCGGCGGGGGCCGGGGAGTTGGAGGCGTACGCGGAGGTGGTGGAGGCGGTGGACGAGGCGGTCGCCGAGGAGGTGCGGGGGGAGGCGCGGACGGCTCGGGCGATGTTGAACTGAGCGTCGGTGGGTGCGGGACCGGGGGTGGGGTCGCCTGCCCGCGCCGCACCACTGCGCGCGGCTGTAGAGGGCGGCGGTGTGCCGGCGGGGACGGCTTCCGCTACAGCCAGCCCTTGTTCCTGGCTACCCGGACCGCCTCCGCGCGGTTTCTCACGGCCAGTTTCTGGATGGCCGTGGACAGGTAGTTGCGGACCGTGCCCTGGGAGAGGTGGAGGGCGGTGGCGAGTTCGGCGTTGGTGGAGCCGTCGGCGGCGGCGCGCAGGATCTCGCGTTCGCGGTCGGTGAGGGGGTTGGCGCCCTCGGCGAGGGCCGCTGCCGCCAGGGTCGGGTCGATGACCCGCTCCCCCGCCAGCACCCTGCGGACCGCTTCGGCGAGCTGCGCGGCCGGGGCGTCCTTGACCAGGAAGGCGTCGGCGCCGGACTCCATCGCGCTGCGCAGGTAGCCGGGGCGGCCGAAGGTGGTGAGGACGACCAGCTTCACGGCCGGCAGTTCCCGGTGGACCAGGGCGGCCGCCTCGATGCCGGTCGCGCCGGGCATCTCTATGTCCAGCAGGGCCACGTCCACGCCGTGGGCGCGGGCGGCGTCCAGCACCTCGTCGCCGCGCGCCACCTGGGCGACGACCTCGATGTCCTCCTCCAGGCCGAGCAGGGCGGCCAGTGCCTCGCGGACCATCGCCTGGTCCTCGGCCAGCAGGACCTTGATCGTGCGGCTCATGCCCCGGATCCTACGTCGGTGGCCGCGCCCACCGGGACGCGGGCGACCAGCCGGAATCCCCGGCGGGACCCGCCCGCCTCCAGTGTGCCGCCCGCCTTCTCCAGACGTTCGGCGAGGCCGGTGAGGCCGTTGCCCGGGGCGTTCGCGGAGGCGGGGCCGCCGGAGCCGTTGTCCTCCACCGACAGTTCCAGCACCGCTCCGTCCAGCGTCTGGCGCTCCAGCAGCTCCACCACGCAGCGCCGGGCGCCGCTGTGCCGTACGACGTTGGTGACCGCCTCGCGCAGCGCCCAGGCGAGGGCCGCCTCGGAGTCCTCGGGCAGATGGGCGGGGTCCGGTTCGCCGGGGAGTTCGGCGTCCACGCCGGCCGCCGTCAACGCGACCTTCGCACCGGCGAGTTCGGGGGCCAGGCGGGCCCGGCGGTAGCCGGTGACGGCTTCGCGCACGTCGACGAGGGCCTGGCGGCTGACCTGTTCGATGTCGGCGACCTGCTGGGCGGCCTTGTCGGGGTGGGCGGGGAGCATGCGGCCCGCCAGCTCGCTCTTCAGGGTGATCAGGGAGAGCGAGTGGCCGAGCAGGTCGTGCAGGTCGCGGGCGAGGCGCAGGCGTTCCTCGTTGGCGGCGAGCTGGGCGACGGTGGCGCGGGCCTCGCGCAGCGCGATGGTGGTCCGGACCAGCTCGCGCACGCCGGTCATGGCGAAGCCGCCCAGCAGCGCCGGGAGCAGCAGCCCGGCGATGAAGGAGGTCCCGCCGGGCACCACGAGGGCCATCGCCGTCAGCAGCGCCGAGGCGCCCGGGATGGTCCAGCGGGCCAGGCGCAGCGGCAGCGCGGCACCGGAGGCGATCGCCACGTAGACGAAGAGGACCAGCCACTCGCGGCCCAGGGTGAGGGCGAGGAGCGTGGACTCGGCCGCGAGGACGGCGAGGGAGCCGAGGACCAGCCGGGTCCGCTCGCCGCGGCCGGTGCGGAAGAGCAGCAGCATGTACCAGACCACGAAGGCGACGAGGCCGATCCAGCCGAGGACCTGGACACCGACGGCGTGACCGCCGTGCAGCAGGTCGCTGACGGGGGCGCCCAGGTAGGCCAGCCAGATGGCGGTCCACATGACCTTGACGGTCTTCTGCCTGCGGTTCTCCGGGCGTTGCCCGATTCCGACGCCGCTCACGCCTTCAGCGTGTCCTTCCGGTACAGCCAGGCCGCGCCGCCCGCGAAGAGCACGAAGTAGACGGCGAGGACGGCGAGGTCCTGTGCGTGCGGGGCGTGACTCTGTTCGATCGACTGCCCGAGGGCAGCGTACGCGTGTGTGGGCAGCCACTCGGCGACGTCCCGCAGCCACTGCGGGAAGGTGGTGGTGGGCATCCACAGGCCGCCGAGCATGGAGAGCCCGAAGTACACGATCATCGTGATCGGGCGGACCGCGTCCCCGGTGGCCAGGTACCCGATGGCGACGCCGAGCGCGGCGAAGACCAGGCTGCCGGCCCAGATCACGCCGGTGAGGGCGAGCCACTGCCAGGCGTGAAGGCGTACGTCCTTCACGGCCGCGGCGACGACGAAGACGACCACGACGGAAGGCAGGCTGACGACGGCGGCGCTCGCGGTCTTGGCGAGGACGTAGCCGCGGCCGGGCAGGGCGGTGAGCCGCAGCTGCCGGACCCAGCCGCTCTCGCGCTCCTTGGCGATGCGTTCGCTGTTGCCCATGAGCACGGCGGTCAGGGCACCGAAGGAGGCCATGGAGACCATGAAGAAGGTGGGCAGGGTCAGTCCGGTGCCGTCGACCTCGCTGGTGGCGTCGGCACTGCCCGCGATGAGCAGGAACAGGGCCGAGGGGTAGATCACCGAGAAGAACAGGAACTTTCGGTTGCGCAGTGCCCGGGTCAGTTCGAGCTTGATCAGGCCGTTCACGGCTGCTTGGCCTCCTCGGCGGCGGTGAGGGCGACGAAGGCCTGCTCGAGTCCGAGGCCGGCGACTTCGAGGTTGCGGGGGTACAGGCCGAGGCCGTACAGGGCGTACACGGTGGCGTCGGCGTCGGCGGACTGGATGCGCACGGTCCGGCCGGACACGTCGAGGGCGGTCAGGTGCGGCAGCGCGCGCAGCGTCGCCTCGTCGACGGTGCCGTTCCGGCTGCCGTCCGGGCTTGCGTCCGGGCTTGCGTCCGGGCCGCCGTCCAGGTCGAAGGAGATCCGGCGGGTTCCGGCCCTGGCCTTGATCTCGGCGGCCGTGCCGTCGGCCAGCAGCCTGCCCCGGTGCAGGACGAGCACCCGGTCGGCGATGGCGTCGGCCTCCTCCAGGTAGTGCGTGGCGAACAGCACGGTGCGGCCCTGGTCGGCCTGTTCGCGCATGGTGGCCCAGAAGGCCTGGCGGGCGGTGACGTCCATGCCGGTGGTGGGCTCGTCCAGGACGATCAGGTCACTGTCGCCGGCGGTGGCGAGTGCGAAGCGAACCCTCTGGGCCTGGCCGCCGGAGAGCTTGTCGACCCGGCGGTCGGCGATCTTCGTGAGTCCGGCCCGGGCCAGCACGTCGGCGGCCGGGTAGGCCCTGGGGTGCAGCGCGCAGCCCAGCCGGACGAGTTCGGCGACCGTGACCTCGTCCATCAGGCCGCCGCTCTGGAGCATGGTACCCACCCGTCCGGCGACGACGGCCTCGCGCGGTTCGCCGCCGAAGACGTGAACGGTGCCGGCGTCGGGGCGCCTCAGGCCGAGCAGCAGGTCGAGCGTGGTCGACTTGCCCGCTCCGTTCGGGCCCAGCAGGGCCACGGTCTCGCCGGGGTGCAGCGCGAGCGTCAGGCCGTCGACGGCCCGGACGTCGCCGTACCCCTTGGTCACCCGGTCGAAGCCGACCGCCGTTGTCCTCGTCATGCCCCCATCGTGGCCGCGGGGAGAGGGCGCCCGGCAGTGTCGGCGGTCCCGGGTGCCGGATGACAGATGTCATACGGTGCGCGGCGCCCGGTGCGACGCGAGGGGCGCCCCGCTGCTGCCGGGCGCCCCTCGCTCCTGTGCCCGCGTCAGCTGGGGTTGGTGTCGATGACGGCCACCCGGTCGGTCTTGCTCTTCAGGGCCTGGCGCATGGCGCCGTAGACGTCCTGCGGGGTCACGGCCGTCTTCTCGCCGTTGGCCCGGGCGATGAGTACTCCGTCGAAGGTCTGGCCGTAGAGCTCCTTGAGGGCGTTCAGGTCGGGCTTGTCGACGAGCTTGCCGTCGACGGCCGTGACCCTGAGGAACTTCCACAGGGATTTCTCGGGGCTGAACTGGATGGAGTGGGCGGCGTCGGTCTGCACGGTCACCCTGGCCGACATCGCCGGTTCCGCGAACTCCTTCAGCATCCGGTCGACCTCGGCCTTGGCGACCGTGGGCTGCTTGGCGGTCGTCGGCACGTTCACCGCGGTGGCGGTGCCGGTCTCCACCTGGGCGCGGTAGGCGGCCTGCACGGCCTCGGTCGACTTGGCGACGTCTATGCCCTGGCCGGCCTTGCCGTACACGGGGACGGCCTTGCCGGACTCGAACCTGATCGAGCCCTCGGTCGCCGACCCGGCCCCGCCGGCGGCGTCCTCCAGGGCGGCGTGCAGCTTCTCCTCGTCGACGGGCATGGCCGGTTCGACGACCCGCTTCTGGCCGAAGAGCGAGCCGATCACGGACATCGGGTTGTAGTCGCTCGTCGCCGCGGAGCTGGCCGTGGTCTGCGTGTCGAGCTGGAGTCCCGCCTGGTCGGGCTTCAGGGAGACGGTGTCACCGCCCACGGTGAGCTTGAGCGGCTTGGCCGCGCGGGCGCCGAGCGCCTTGTCCAGCTTCTCGACGGCGTCGTCGCGGGTGCCGCCGCCGATGTCGACGCCGAGCACGGTGGTGCCCTTGGGTACGTCGGAGCGGTTCATGAGCAGGCCGGCGCCGTAGGTGACACCGGCGACGACGACCACGCCGACGACGAGCAGCGGGAGCTTCCTGCGCCCCTTCTTCTTGGCGGGCTTGGCGGAGCTCGCCGGCGGGGCGGAGACCGGCTCGGGCAGCTTGGGCGGCGTGTGCGGGCGCGGTCCGTCCCCGGAACCGGCCGGGAAGGGCGCGGTGCGCTCGCCCGGCACGACGGGGATGCCGCTGGTGACGGTGTTGCCGGAGATGTTGTCCGGGTTGGCCGCGCCGGGCGGGACCGGCCGCTGCGGGGTGAGGATCGCGGTGTCGTCGCTGAGCCCACCGCCGGGACCGAGGCGGGCGGCGTCCGGACCGGAGCCCGCCGGCCTGCCGGGGCCACCGGGGCCACCAAGGCTCCCCGGGCCGCGCAGGCCGTTCGGCGCGGGCTCGCGCTGCGTGCCGGGCGCCGCGGGGCCGCCGGCCGTTCCGAGGCCGCCGAGGTCGCCGGCCGGGGGCGGCGTCAGCCGGCTGTCGCCGGTGGCCGGGCCGCTCGTCGGCCCCGCGGGGCCCTGGGGCCCGGTGCCGTACGGGGACTGCCCGTTCAGGCCGTTCTGCTGCCCGCCGGGGGCCTGGTCGGCCCGACCCTCCCCCGCGAAGTACGGCAGGTCGTCACGGCGCGGCTCGCCACCGGCGTCGGTGCCGGGCCGGGGGCCACTGCCGTTGCCGTTGCCGTTGCCGTTGCCGTTGCCGCCCAGCGGAC includes:
- a CDS encoding LOG family protein; the encoded protein is MATGNPEGKKRPPEEQRLGPVLRRRGQVQESTTDQRLLDERAPTDWVHTDPWRVLRIQSEFIEGFGTLAELPPAISVFGSARTPADSPEYDAGVRLGRGLVEAGFAVITGGGPGAMEAANKGALEAKGTSVGLGIELPFEQGLNPYVDIGLNFRYFFVRKMMFVKYAQGFVVLPGGLGTLDELFEALTLVQTQKVTRFPIVLFGSEYWGGLVDWLRGTLVAQGKAAEKDLMLFHVTDDVDEAVALVSKEAGR
- the dapE gene encoding succinyl-diaminopimelate desuccinylase, giving the protein MADTPLDLTLDAAELTARLVDFPSESGTEKPLADAIESALRTLPHLSVERYGNNLVARTGLGRAERVILAGHIDTVPIAGNVPSRLDEDGVLWGCGTCDMKAGVAVQLRIAATVPAPNRDLTFVFYDNEEVAAELNGLKHVAEAHPEWLEGDFAVLLEPSDGQVEGGCQGTLRVLLKTAGERAHSARSWMGSNAIHAAAPILARLAAYEPRYPVIDGLEYREGLNAVGITGGVAGNVIPDECVVTVNFRYAPDRSPEEALAHVREVFDGCGVTDFVVDDHSGAALPGLSHPAAAAFIEAVGGTPQPKYGWTDVSRFSALGVSAVNYGPGNPHLAHKRDERVEVAKILAGEERLRSWLTA
- a CDS encoding ATP-binding protein; amino-acid sequence: MSLPLTRRIARAALLVAAGAAAGVGAAGSASAAPELPATPNLGGLTALDGANVGNTAASAAESATETAGDTGGKAVKKAVPTAGKTGGSVVKKATPAAQNAAGDAAGSAGDIVGDTAATATKGGLPTDALGKGGLPVQGLPLG
- a CDS encoding bifunctional succinyldiaminopimelate transaminase/glutamate-prephenate aminotransferase, coding for MSAVSDRLPTFPWDKLEPYKKTAAAHPGGIVDLSVGTPVDPVPELIQKALVDAADSPGYPTVWGTPALRDAITGWVERRLGARDVTHRHVLPVVGSKELVAWLPTQLGLGPGDRVAFPRLAYPTYEVGARLARAEYEAYEDPTELDPAGLKLLWLNSPSNPTGKVLSKADLTRIVAWAREHGVLVVSDECYLELGWEADPVSVLHPDVNGGSYDGLVAVHSLSKRSNLAGYRAAFLAGDPAVLGPLLEIRKHGGMMTPAPTQAAVVAALGDDEHVRVQRERYAARRTVLREALLGAGFRIEHSEASLYLWATRGESCWETVAHLAERGILVAPGDFYGPAGAHFVRVALTATDDRVQAAADRLRS
- the fdxA gene encoding ferredoxin translates to MTYVIAQPCVDVKDKACIEECPVDCIYEGQRSLYIHPDECVDCGACEPVCPVEAIFYEDDTPEEWKDYYKANVEFFDELGSPGGASKLGLIERDHPFVAALPPQNQ
- a CDS encoding GNAT family N-acetyltransferase — its product is MEFSAAGRLEVRITTADVGKRVSVRRLSEAGAAGEKFTDTVGVLTSWTDGVLLITRKSGESVRVAESALVAGKVVPPAPARRRGPAASYEELARVAARSWRPVESERLGAWELRAAGGFTRRANSVLPLGDPGLPLDEALTAVRRWYGERGLPAYVQTATGAAGTQELLCAELERRGWVREVTAEVWTGPLAPVADLAGDTGVVLSREADETWLARYQRKGVSEVALRVLESGPSVWFATVPGAEGADGAGGGGGVAAIGRCVVDGRWASFAAVEVDPAQRRRGLATAVMAALARRALDEGASAAWLQVETDNAGARALYAGMGFAAHHSYHHYREPAAAGTDR
- a CDS encoding transglutaminase-like domain-containing protein, translated to MRPPRPPRPPSPQRSAELRRRFAQEARSERPDLATLCLLVGAEADGALDEAGLDAAQVELDRLAGELPFRPGTPRAWAVALRDLLGERYGFHGVAADYQRLESSLLHEVVRRRRGLPILLSVVWLEVARRAGAPVYGVALPGHFVVGFGGESAAASGPGSAPLGERVLVDPYDGGRLLSGTDAEALVAGATGAELRASMLEPAAPLDVVARVLNNIRAWAAARPEQSAVGLWAVELALLLPAHAARLRYERAVLLVQRGEFAAGAGELEAYAEVVEAVDEAVAEEVRGEARTARAMLN
- a CDS encoding response regulator transcription factor, whose amino-acid sequence is MSRTIKVLLAEDQAMVREALAALLGLEEDIEVVAQVARGDEVLDAARAHGVDVALLDIEMPGATGIEAAALVHRELPAVKLVVLTTFGRPGYLRSAMESGADAFLVKDAPAAQLAEAVRRVLAGERVIDPTLAAAALAEGANPLTDREREILRAAADGSTNAELATALHLSQGTVRNYLSTAIQKLAVRNRAEAVRVARNKGWL
- a CDS encoding sensor histidine kinase, with product MSGVGIGQRPENRRQKTVKVMWTAIWLAYLGAPVSDLLHGGHAVGVQVLGWIGLVAFVVWYMLLLFRTGRGERTRLVLGSLAVLAAESTLLALTLGREWLVLFVYVAIASGAALPLRLARWTIPGASALLTAMALVVPGGTSFIAGLLLPALLGGFAMTGVRELVRTTIALREARATVAQLAANEERLRLARDLHDLLGHSLSLITLKSELAGRMLPAHPDKAAQQVADIEQVSRQALVDVREAVTGYRRARLAPELAGAKVALTAAGVDAELPGEPDPAHLPEDSEAALAWALREAVTNVVRHSGARRCVVELLERQTLDGAVLELSVEDNGSGGPASANAPGNGLTGLAERLEKAGGTLEAGGSRRGFRLVARVPVGAATDVGSGA